The Fundidesulfovibrio terrae genomic sequence TTGCCCGCGGCCGCGATTTCAGGCTATCGTCCGTAAAATCCTCAACCGGGCGGGCATGATGGAACCACTTCTCGGATACGATGGCGGCAGGGAAATCTTCAAGATGCTGCCTCCCGGGCAGCCGATGCTTTTTCAGTTCCCGCTCCAGCAAGGCCGGTACAAGACCTCCTACGTGGGCATGATCGCCCAGGAGTCGGTCATTCTGCAATTGCCGCTCAATCCCGGCATAACCCAACTGCTCGCGGGCGCGTACGCAGTGGTGGTGCGCTTCGTCCACGACGGCCAGGCCTACGGATTCGAAACCCGGTTCCTCGCGGCCATTCGCAAGCCGGCCCCCCTGCTGTTCCTGAACTACCCAAGCAGCGTCCACCAGGTGAAGCTGCGCGAATGCGAACGGCTGACCATCCTGGAGAAAGCCGTGCTCACCGTCGGCGAGGAAACCCTGGAAGGGGTGATGACCGACATCGGATGCGGGGGCTGCAGGGTCAAGCTGCCGCGCAATGAAAAGACCCTGGCGCTGGTCGAAGGC encodes the following:
- a CDS encoding flagellar brake domain-containing protein; the encoded protein is MEPLLGYDGGREIFKMLPPGQPMLFQFPLQQGRYKTSYVGMIAQESVILQLPLNPGITQLLAGAYAVVVRFVHDGQAYGFETRFLAAIRKPAPLLFLNYPSSVHQVKLRECERLTILEKAVLTVGEETLEGVMTDIGCGGCRVKLPRNEKTLALVEGTQSVVEFGLFLDERMTLTLRSTILHIDANGGKVKCRLSFSRDQEEELSRLAIFLQSLIKLLRE